TAAAAATAATTAAAAAATTAATTGTGATTTGTATGTTTGTATCTGTTTGCTCGTTGTCTAGAGCAGATAAAGTGGACGAATATATCGATAAAAGTGATGTATTTTCCTCGATAAATAAAGAAAACCTGGAAAAAATTGATCGTTATATAAACGCAGTCAATAACGGAATACATAATGTTAAGGTAACCAAAATTCCTGATTTATGTAGTGGAGTCATAGACATATGTAAGTTATTAAAAGAAATGGCAAATTTAATCTTTTTTGCTTCAGGATTGGATAATTATAAAGATAAATTGAGCTTTATTGGTGAAGGTGAAGAAGAAATTAGAGAAATAAAAAAAAGCACAATAATTGCAGCTATATTCAATAATGGAATAGACACCCTTACCCTTAAAGGATGTGATACTGGACCCTTGGGAATTACGCTTAATGATATAAGCAAAAAGGTATATACAAAACTTGGATTATCTAAAGGTAGTGGTTATTATTTTTATATTATTGGATATGATCTTCATAAATTGCTCATTAGGTTCATGGATGCCTTTGTCGGAACAGACTTTAAAGCTTTGATGAAAAAAATAAGGGAATTGCCTGAAGAAGCTACGCAAACTGAATATATTAAACTGTTAGGTGAGGCAGTAAAAATGTCTATAAAGGAAGGCAGATATATACGTTTTTCAAAATTTGTAGATTATTTTAAAAATAAAAAAAATTCAAATTTATTTGAAGAATATTTTAAAAATGAAAAAAATTCAAAATTTAGTGACAGTTATTTACCTATATTTAAAGTAGAAGACGCTTTACGTGATTTTAAAAAGTTATGTAATCCTCAACCCAATAGATAATCTGGAGAATCTTTAACCTTTGAAAATTGCTTAGCACAATATAGAAAATCAGAATAACTGAAATTTCACGATGATTTCAATTTGATTGGTGGGAATTTTTTCCCAGGCCAAAGAGGAATTCTCGATTGCCATCGGTGCCAGTAATGGGCGAATCGGTGACACCTATAAAGGTACTGTTTTCGAGAGAATTTAGTGAAAAATTGATAATGTTATCCCTTATTTTCTCCTGGAGTAATCGGTCTTTGATTACTCCAGCATATTTGTCAGCATCCTTTTTACCAGCTTCAAACTGAGGTTTTATCAACGCTATTAACATGCCATTAACATCCAGAAGTTTCCAAATATTTTCTAACACAAGTTTTAGTGAGATGAATGACAGATCCATTACAATGAGGTCGAACTTCTTGATTGGCAACATGCTAGAATTTACATTACGGGCATTAGTTTTTTCTAAGTTTATCATCCGTGGATCTTTTTGCAGCTTGTAGTGAAGTTGACCATACCCAACATCGATGCCCAGGACGGTTTTGGCCCCATTTTGCAGTAAACAGTCCGAAAATCCTCCGGTGGACGCCCCGACATCAAGACACACACAGTCAGTAACTTTGACATCAAATATCTCTATAAAATGGGCCAATTTTTCTCCTGCCCTGCTCACAAATTTCGCTGGTTGATCTATTAAAAAAGTTTGGCTGACAGGAAATTTTCTACTCGGTTTAGTGACCACATCATCGGCTGATGCTCGAACTTTTCCAGCCATTATTAGGCACTGGGCTATATTTCGACTGGCAGCTTTACCCTGACTGACCAGCAATTCATCGGCTCTCATCAGCCTTTCCATAGGGCGGTGCATCTATTTTGATGTAAATTCCTTAACTTTCATGAATAGTTCACGACTTACCCAGGCATCGGTTGCGGCGTATATTATTTGCTTTTTAGATAGGATTTCTTTGGACCAATCTGTAACTTGTAGCGATTTAGATATTCTATACCTGAGGAAGATGCCGGCCAATGTGCGCAGTCCGGTGTTTTCTATGCCCAAAATTTTTGTCAAATCGCTTATGTCAACAAATCCAGCATCTTCAAAATTTCCAAGCTCCTTGAGTTTGTTGATATCATCTCTTATGGCGATGCCAACCTTTTTTACATCCTGAGATTCCAGGAGCGGTATCAGTGATTTTATGCCATTTATCTTTGCCAGTTTAAACAGATATACGGTTTTGTCCGTGGAAATTTGAACCAATGAAGGTGAATAGCTTTCGCCTTTTCTAAACGCTGGTTTACTTTCGGTATCGAATCCTAACACATTGTGCTTTAATAACAAATCTACCATACGTTCCGCTTCCTGTGGGGATTCTACCAAAATGATTTCACCATTAAAGTTGAACAGCGGCAATTCGGCAAGCTCGGCTTTGCTTATGCTTTTATTAAATGAGAAAATTTTATCTCTTATTGATCGTAATAATTTTCCTAACATTTCAGGACGATTGGTTTTTAATTTTCAGCAGATCATACATATGCTTAGGATTTTTTATTATAATAATTATAATGGTGGAGTCGATCGGATTCGAACCGACGACCTCGTCATTGCGAACGACGCGCTCTACCAACTAAGCTACGACCCCTTTTTCAGCTTAGATACTCGATTCGATTGGCCCAAAGTCAAGGTTTCGTTACAAAACCACCTATATTTCTATTAATTTGCCCCGTTGCGTGCTGTATATGTACTTCTCTGGTATTGTGTTAAAGATCTTGGTTATGGCATAGCCGTAGAGCGTAATCTGGTTGGAATATTTTTTTTCAAAATGCTTTTCCGTGATGGTGAAGTCGGTTTTCCAATCTATTATTATAAAAACGTTGTTTTTGGTCTTTACCAGCATATCGATTCTGCCATCGATCAGGGTTGTTTTTTCATGAATTACACAAAAGCTATACTCGGTTAGAACGATGTCTGATTCCTGGATAATGTGCATAAATGGTGAGCAATTGATTAGCTTATCTATTTCCAGTGCAAGACGTTCATTGTCAGTTTCATGGGCCGTTTTCACCATAGATTGCTTAAAATTTTTGTCATTCCATTGGATTGAATTCAGGGTTTCATGCCACAATGTGCCGTATATTTGTCCACGGATGTCATGATCATCGGTTTTTGGTGGTGTATTTTCAGCGGTTATTCCGGTGTTATGGTCGGCCGAGCTGGGAGAGATTTTGTTGTATAACAGGTAACTTTTCTCATTGGGGTTGTTGAAGCTGTGAAGAAAGTTTCCTCCGGCTGTTGTCCAGGGTTTCGGATCAGGAGGCACAGCAGATGCGGTGGCCGGCTCGTGGTTAAATTTGGCCAAATTGTTAAACAATATAAAGTTATTTGATGCTTCGTCGGTTAGTTTTAACAGGGCTGCTGTTGAGCCTGAATTATCTGCAAAAATAGCCCTATCATCGATAAATATGGCTGAGGATTTTTGCCTTGTAAGTGCTACATAACCAAGGCGTTCGT
Above is a genomic segment from Puniceicoccales bacterium containing:
- a CDS encoding TlyA family RNA methyltransferase produces the protein MERLMRADELLVSQGKAASRNIAQCLIMAGKVRASADDVVTKPSRKFPVSQTFLIDQPAKFVSRAGEKLAHFIEIFDVKVTDCVCLDVGASTGGFSDCLLQNGAKTVLGIDVGYGQLHYKLQKDPRMINLEKTNARNVNSSMLPIKKFDLIVMDLSFISLKLVLENIWKLLDVNGMLIALIKPQFEAGKKDADKYAGVIKDRLLQEKIRDNIINFSLNSLENSTFIGVTDSPITGTDGNREFLFGLGKNSHQSN
- a CDS encoding 3'-5' exonuclease domain-containing protein 2, with product MLGKLLRSIRDKIFSFNKSISKAELAELPLFNFNGEIILVESPQEAERMVDLLLKHNVLGFDTESKPAFRKGESYSPSLVQISTDKTVYLFKLAKINGIKSLIPLLESQDVKKVGIAIRDDINKLKELGNFEDAGFVDISDLTKILGIENTGLRTLAGIFLRYRISKSLQVTDWSKEILSKKQIIYAATDAWVSRELFMKVKEFTSK